Proteins from a genomic interval of Candidatus Rubidus massiliensis:
- the plsX gene encoding Phosphate acyltransferase, giving the protein MRLGIDLMGSDTSPLELFLPILKITSTLSDHQYLIVFVTPAIFEKIHSLYRSFFDSPLSKKIIFSIADDEIYMGDEPLFAIRQKKKSSLVLGLKSLKKKQIDGFITAGNTGALIAGATLWIPLLPGLSRPALLALLPTKSNKKIAVLDVGGNVYCKSVNLLQFAFLGAVYQKCFQNISKPTVCLLNIGIESKKGTTEIQQAFNKLANLQSNNEPNLPFKFLGNMEGKEMFEGKADVIVTDGFSGNVLLKTSEGISAFIGQYLQEHIEEIPEKFLHNFRRQFSYEEAGGAVLCGLESLVIKCHGHSSPQAFGKAIENAITAIEKDAVGSLKKEYEFINPQKYLERVF; this is encoded by the coding sequence TTGCGTCTAGGAATAGATCTAATGGGGAGTGATACATCTCCCCTAGAACTTTTTTTGCCAATCCTCAAAATCACTTCTACATTAAGTGATCATCAATATCTTATCGTATTTGTTACACCTGCAATTTTCGAAAAAATCCATTCTCTTTATCGCTCATTTTTTGATTCTCCTCTTTCTAAAAAAATCATTTTTTCTATTGCGGATGATGAGATCTACATGGGAGATGAACCTTTATTTGCTATCAGACAAAAGAAAAAGTCATCCCTTGTTTTAGGGCTAAAATCGTTAAAGAAAAAGCAAATTGATGGTTTTATAACGGCTGGAAATACGGGAGCTTTAATTGCTGGAGCTACCCTTTGGATTCCTCTATTACCGGGACTATCAAGACCTGCTTTGCTAGCCTTATTACCGACCAAGTCAAACAAAAAAATAGCTGTTTTAGACGTTGGCGGCAATGTATATTGTAAATCAGTTAATTTATTGCAATTTGCCTTTTTAGGGGCTGTATATCAAAAGTGTTTCCAGAATATTTCTAAACCAACTGTATGTTTGCTAAATATAGGGATCGAATCCAAAAAAGGAACCACGGAAATTCAGCAAGCCTTTAATAAGTTGGCAAACTTACAATCTAATAATGAGCCCAATCTTCCCTTTAAATTTTTAGGTAATATGGAAGGAAAGGAAATGTTCGAAGGAAAAGCTGATGTAATAGTGACAGATGGATTTAGTGGCAATGTTTTATTAAAAACATCGGAAGGTATTTCAGCATTTATCGGACAATATTTGCAAGAGCATATAGAAGAGATTCCAGAGAAATTTTTACACAATTTTAGACGTCAATTTAGCTACGAAGAGGCAGGCGGTGCCGTTTTATGTGGTTTAGAAAGCCTTGTCATTAAATGTCACGGACACTCAAGCCCACAAGCATTTGGGAAGGCTATTGAAAATGCTATAACCGCTATTGAAAAAGATGCCGTCGGTAGTTTAAAGAAAGAGTATGAATTTATTAATCCTCAAAAGTATTTAGAAAGGGTCTTTTGA
- the rpmF gene encoding 50S ribosomal protein L32, giving the protein MAVPRNRHSNARKNSKRAHHAKKPKSMAACPNCNSPKIPHTLCSSCGTYNGRTVVAKEA; this is encoded by the coding sequence ATGGCTGTACCACGTAATCGTCATTCAAATGCTAGAAAGAATTCTAAAAGAGCGCATCATGCTAAAAAACCAAAAAGTATGGCAGCGTGTCCAAATTGTAATTCTCCAAAAATCCCTCATACACTTTGTTCTTCTTGCGGAACATACAACGGTAGAACTGTTGTAGCTAAAGAAGCATAG